The Pangasianodon hypophthalmus isolate fPanHyp1 chromosome 25, fPanHyp1.pri, whole genome shotgun sequence nucleotide sequence AGAAAGCATTTTTAGTAGCAGTTcacttaaatgtaaatatgaccaTGATTTTATGTGTAACTTATTGTTTCCAAATGTTACCGTGCTGAGGAAAAGAAGGTTAATATGTCCCCAGGGCTGATTGTCAGTTCTGCTATCAAACCAATCCTGACATGTAACATAGTGAGGTCATTAAACTCACTGTATCATATTGTTTTCTATTACAGGCTCAGTGGGACACTGGAGGGAATTtctctgtgtgcgtgcgtgtgtgtgtgcgtgtgtgcgtgtgcgtgtgtgtgtgtgtgtgtgtgtgtgtctgagagcgCGCGACCATATTGGTTTAGGTTCAGTATCCCTTACAGATACACATCAGtcgatttgtgtgtgtgtgtgtgtgtatatactctgtgtgtgtgtgtgtgtgtgtgtgtgtgtttgcagagcAGATTGAGAGTGCTTAGTTTAAAGGGTGCTAAGCACTTTCCCTTATCACCCCACGTTAGCTGCTTCACCTTTGACTTCTATGAGAGGTCTTCTTCAGAGGAAACCCTGAGGGCAACAGCACTCCAGTGTAAGCCAATGAAAAAAGCAGAGAAGAGCTTACATCACGTCACTGACTCACTTCAAGTGCCTCTTAACATTCTATTGAACCAGTTATATACTCAAAGACacaagacagagaaaatatgctttatgaaaacagaaaaaagactcaaaatgaacacaaaaaacCCATGTAGAAAACTAACCAACCCATATACACAGTTTATTgagaaacttttaaaaaatcagataaaGAGGATGATTGGTTTATACATAATCAGCAAGACATCTGGAAAGAAACCCAGAGTAAGACGCATATAGCACCCAGTAGGAGTGCTGGAGTGATGTAGTGTTCATGTAAGCCATGTATGGTGTACTTAAAGTTCCAGAAAACTCTGATGCTTTATCTCATGAAAGTCAAGAAAAATAGCACTTAGACATTTCCTGCGCTGCTTCTGGATGGGATATCACCTAGGCACAGTGGGACACTCTCATGTAGCTGATCAACCACAGCTTGCTGACAGCTGTCACCTCTGTCTTTTGATCTGACTGGTTTACTCAGATGAAAAAGAGAATACGAAAAATTTTGgtctaaaaaaatgaatgcaattAGATGTTATGTGCATTTCCACTTTCATGTTCCAAACGGCTAACAGCTTGGTGAACTTAGTTATCCCCACCACCACTATTGAACTGTGACCTTTCCTTCGTACTAAGAGGTCCTCCATGGCCTGAATTTGACCGTTTGTAAGTGGACGCCGGTTGCCAGTAGCCTGCCGATTACCCGAAGACCGGGTCAAAGGTTAGGGGTGAGTGACAGGGCAAAGGGGCCACACCACGGTCATGTTTGTTTAACTCTTTAGCCAAAGACAGGGCAACAGAGTACTAACCACATGATGGACATTGCAAGAGTGAGAGATGCtttatacagtgttttttttatagaatcCTTTTCCATGTTCAGTTGTTTGAAAAGTAAAACTGCATGCAACTGGTGTAAAGCACAACAGCAGAGAGGCaggaaatctaaaatctaaaagcaTGCAACGTATCAGCTAGCAGCTGTCTAACATCAATGTCATTAAAAAGCAGTGTGAGCATGGGAGCATTTGAAATGCAGAATATCTGAGCGTCTCTGGGGTCTGGGTTTCAGCATGCTTCAAAGACAGGCATTAATGTAGACGTGCatgtatttaaaacacaaaaacctcACATGTTGTACTGCTGTATTGGTAGGTTTCTacgctttcatttttttgcagttgaTGTTTGCTAGGTAGCATGTGGATTCATGCACTTAGCAGCTCTGTAAACGTGTGCATGTATTTCTGTCAACTGTTGCCTTTTTACAGTCagtattagttttttttctgcacagacacacacttatgtcttactatccttgtgaggaccttccactgatataattattaatgcagtaattaattttttgcctacatctaaatctaaccctaactttaatctcagtaaccaaaagaatATATATTGATTTGTTTAACTGATGAAAAGACAAAGCTGTTGTCCTCATGTGGACCAGGCACAcagtcaaaactgtcagatattcctagcCTTgaggggacatttggtccccactcTGATATAAAACCATACAACCTCCCCCttcccccacccacacacacctacacacacacacaccagacctGTGTAAGTATGAATGTGAATGCACTGTGTGAGCGTCCGCACTCACAGACCTTATTACCTCATCCTGTGTGTGTTGTATCTCGGGTGATTGGTGATTTCCATTTGTAATGCTACACTGCAGCGCGGCACCATTATGCCCTTTGTCATCCCACTGCGCCAATGACAGCCAACTTGCTCTGAGAGACAAGCGCCACAAatgacacatacactcacacgcatacacacacacacacacacacacacacacctacgtGCACCCCCATGTCCGTGTGTGATGGTTTTCGCCACCGGCAGGGTGTAAGGCTATGTGTTTGTTGGTGTTCGGTGGAAATTAGTCCCTCTTTCTCCTGAGCAGTGCCGCTATAGTTCCCTAAGCTGCGTGGCATATTGATTTCTTGTTGTGAGGAGCGCCGTTCAAGCCCCATTTAAGATTTCCATCCTACGTGTAGCCGGGAGCACACCGAGGCCCTGTAAATTAGGGAAATTGCACATTCATCACAAGCGTTATTTTAAGATACTTTGGTAAGGTGACGGCTCCAAGATCTACTGTGGCGCACTGCAAAGTGCTCTGCCCCCCCTCCCTCTCtacttccctccctttctcaccttctctatctctctctaaaCCACTCTCTCCTCCTCAGCTGGGGTAATTCCGGGGTCATTGAGACACACCCATGATTTAAAGGGGTGATGGTATTTTTTTgcatcagtgcttttttttcccaactcTACCAAGGTGGGCTTGTTGTTGGACAGTGAATTATTCTGCATGTAAATAACACAGGTTAAGGGAAAGCACTTGGCTCGTGGGGTCCGTGGATGAGGCGAGGTAGTGTGTCAGTGGCTGTGAATTAATCAGACCAGAACATTGGTGCAGAATGTTTCTAGCAATGTGATTGGTTTTTTGCACACAAATTaggaaaaagtgttttttctcttgtactgtggggggtggggggcaTTTATATTTGACACCAtagtttgggtccacttgtcgCTTTAAAGGTTAGAgccactgcaaatcaatacaagttcttctgactgatctgATGGGAGCGGTTTCTTTCAGGACGAGCCCATCCCCATCCACAGAGCATGAGGGTTCACTGAATGatatgatgaggatgaaaatgatctaaatcatatgctatggctttcccactcaccagatctcaactcaGTTAAACACTTAtgagagattttggagcaaCGTGTTAGGTAGCGTTCTCTagcaccatcatcaaaactTCAATTGAGAGATTATTATCTTTTGAACGAATGGTGTTCATACCTCCATTACAGTTCCAGAGATTTGTAGAATCTCtgccaaggtgcactgaagctgttctggaggTTTTTGGTGGCCCAACACTTTATAAATTAGTGCCTGGAACTGTTCTATGatattttatgtgaaataaaaaaccctgcaaaattaatttgtttctaaaatgtttatgtaaccAGCAACTGATGACATCAAAGACCTGTACAGCGTCTTTTAATCTCTTTCAATAAACATGACAATAGTTTGTGAAgttcaagatattttaaatttcaataGACATAGGAAGGTTTTTGAAGATTATTGTGGacaaaattttgtaaaaattgaATTTTGCAAGTCTGAAAGCACCATTTATCTGGCATGGCAGTTATTAAATAGAAGCTCCTTTGCTAGGAATGATGCCACGGTGGAGGTGGCGCTTGCAAAAACTTGTGGTCAAAATGGCTGTTTTACTGACAGTTGCATTGAAATAAATTGgatcttcactgctaatgctgaTGTCTTTGACCAAACTACACACTCAGAGTAAACACCtaaaaccaataaataaatgtatctgtCTTGTTGTACGTAATCATTATCTATGATGCTGAAGGATTTGAATTTGGAGAGTAAAATATATTCTCAGGGTTAGAGGTGAAACATAAAAAACCCTACACTTTTATGCTATGCAACTCCTACATTTGATTATGTAAGGTTTCGACTCACGGGCTGGCTCTCTGAACACCCACTGGCATCGTGTTGGTGGAAATAAGATATTATAAAGCTTCATGAATTTTTGTTTCAAATATACATATAGATCTAAACCAGTCCTTTTGATCAGCTTATTGTTGTACATAGGCAGGCAGTAGGAAGATAATTGTGTATGTATTCAATTGGTTACTATAATGGTCATTCCATTGGATCTTGTCATATGTGGGAGAAGTGTGAGTCATCTGAAATCAAagaaaattagttttaaaatcaTACGTAAATACTAAACATATTACAAGTATGCCTCAAATCATTCTCAGTGTATATGCTGAGGTTATGTGGTATGAgtaacattatataaataaagaaataggtGTAGTGGAACATCCTGACAGCCACATGTAGTCTCTATATATTCAAGGATCAACTGTGAAATAATGCTATAAGAGGAgagtagagagtgtgtgtgtatgtgtgtctgtgtgtgtgtgggtttatgCGTGTGTAGGCATTTCTTGATAGCTACACATTGTCTCCTTGCATGCTTGTTTTGAACCTTAATAAGCCCGACTGCCTGGCCCCGGCATGGCtcggagagaggagagaaaatggCTTTCTTACACTTCAATTTCACGCATATTTTCTTTGCGACTAATGAGCACCTTAAATACGGCGCCAGACTTCAGGCAAGCCTGTGAAGgctgacattttcacacacagcagcacctTGTCACCATGCATGAAGTCCCCTCTACCTGGTTGctgacgtgtgtgtatgtgtgtgtgtgtgtgtgtgtgggtttgggtGGGTATGTTGAATGCTCAGTGACAAAAATGATGAGAAACATATTCAGCAACTAAACAGAGGAAACACTTTTTCGATCGAAGAAAAGTCACAcctataaaaaatatttctcataCATCCCTATCTAGcgacacacaccacacacacacacacacacaccacatgcaaAAGCACAGATTTCTGTACATTtatactgtagatttttttatcTAATTGTTGCTCTGTGTAAAACAGGACTTGAGACTCACACTGCTCTCAATGCAGTATTGTTGTCATCCTGCGCGAAGCCCAAACAAATCTATCCACACAAAACAGAAGTCTGCACTAATTACAGAGCTGGGAATAAAACGGTGAAAATGAGACAGATAATGCCAGGGTTTATGCAATTATCCGCTACATCCCGGCTCCGAAATAGAGGGGGGGAAGGGCACTTTTCACTTCACATTGTCTGATGCTCCCCCAGTTAAACCATATTAGGAGACATAGTGAATGGATGTGTCATCAAGCAGCGAGCTAAATGAAGGGAGTGATATGAAAGCACTGTTAACAATGTAAGGCTCTGCTATATTGTGCCACATTCTACAAGGTATTCGACAAATTAACGCTAAGGTCTCAAAACAATGCTACTAAGAAGACAAATATGGCTTTATTCTCTGTGCTTTTCAAATAGGTGATGCATAATGTAGAATAGTGTAGATTTAAATTGGGAAAATGCACACCAACACGCACATACGCTCACATACAAGAGTGACCTGGACGTGAAGTGTTAAATCTAAGTCTTGTGACTGATCCCTACTAACACCACCTACATTGTGCACTGATCTGCCCAACATACCGACACTCATTTTTCCCTTCACTCTGCTTCTGACAAACTTGTGAGCCAAGACACGTCACATtattgcaaaaaacaaaacattgtcaTTTTAATGCTGCAGTAGAAAAAAAGGTTATATGAAGTCATATAATGGGTGGTTCAttgtcaacaacaacaaaaagagaaTCACGGCACAGAATGCATAACAGTGCCTGTGCTGTTTACATGccaatattttacacattatatttCCATTCACTGGCAGCTGTCAGTTATTTCAGCAAATTAACTGCCAAAAATGTAGCAGAACTGTCAATCGGAGGAAGGGTAACCATGGTTACCCTTCAGATCCCCCCAAAAATGATAAAGCTGCAGTGTGGAATCATGGGAGAATAATTAGACAGAACAACATAAAAGTTACCAATCAAAAAGGCATTCTACAATATAAAACAACAACCAAGAGTGCTTATAAATAATAGGTTACATTTGTGGAATTCCTCCTTGCATTATAAAGTAGCATCTTTTTGTACAACCTTTGAAATGTTCAAGAAACGATGGAACAAGTATTGTCTTGTACAAGAAGTTTAACCCTTTGAGCACGAGGTGGAAATAAAAGATTAGGGtgggtttttttctctcaattttATATCATCtgattaaataacatttataaaactattgtgcaaaacaatttaattaatGTCTTCATATATTGTGCACCAGTAGATAGTCATACTCctcttaaattaaaaatataaaatgatgcataatttaaacagaaattagtttatatgtttatatgtacattttttttacaccgACCTGAATTCAAAAGGCCCCTGATTTCAGAAAACTAAAAGACTGTTATTTTGAATTCACACACGTTTTGCATCAGAAACCACTCAGGTATCATGTATAGtattctttttccatttttcttttcttatttcattttgtgAGGTACCAAAATACCGTACACAATAATGTGGCCTCTCATATTTGAACGTGGGCATGTCCAATCTctgatttctctctttttactttCTATATTCTGGACTGGTAATGTACAAGATTTTGCACGTACTCAGAGGGTTAAATTTTGTCTGCTGACATCAGCACACACAGGTCACattaactaaaaaaagaaaaataaaacaaaccaaaaaaaaacaaaaaaaaaacaaaggagttTTAGTTATTAAAAGTTAAACTAAACCAATTCATCAATGCATGCAGCTTACTGCATCTGAGAGATgcccaaaacaaaaaagaaagaaaaataaaataaaaaaaacaaaagaaataaaattgaatccaATTTACACAACTTCCAAATACATACAACTTCATTTTAAGTTTTTCTTATATACCTTCATATTTTACCAGTGACAACAGAACCTCTTCACTCGACACTGCACAGTTAGAAAAttaccttttttgtttttctttattttttacctaaaatgagaaaagagaatGTCTCTGAACCAGAATGAGTTATTCCAGGAGGAAAACCCACACATCATGTGCCGAAACTAAACAGTAGTTTTATGGCATCTATGTGCAGTTATTTCTTTGTTAGTCATCAGTTCATCTTGGTTTTAAGAAATGTTAGAGAGAAGGCTTCAGAGAAAGCATGAGAAATAGAGATAGGTGAAAGACAGAGTACTGAGTCCTTGATCAGCGCTAAGGTTTCTCAAGTTCACAGACATACATAAGGTGGTCCTCAGGGGATTTGCCATGAGTCTTGCTCAGATGGAGTTTGACAGCGTGCTTGCTAGCAAAAGTCCGGTTGCACAGTTTACACTGATATGTGGCCCCACTGGCTTCCTCGTCTGGGGAAGGGGAGTGGGAGTTGGAGTGTGGACTTGGGTTGGAATtggtgttagggttagggattgAGTGGGTCAAGGCATGGGCTTGAGCTGACAGCAGTTTCTCAGAGAGCCCCTTTGCGTGACGTGATATCTGGTTGACTAGCTGCTCCCCAGATAATTTAGCCAGGTCTCTAAGCCGAAAGCCCAGATGTGATTCAAGATGGCTGACGTAGGTGGAAGGGGAGCGTATCTGTGAAGCACAGTCACCACAGAAGAACACGGGATGGCCAGAATCAAGGTTCTTCAGGAACTTTGTGCCACCTGTCCGCCTCAACTGGTACTTGACATTGGCCAGCCAGTGGCTAATTGTAGTCATTGAAAGGCCAGTGAAGCGAGAGATATGCATGCGTTCCTGTGGGCTGAGGTCAGACATAATATACTTGCCATCACTCGTTTGTCTCAAGCTGGAGGCAAACTGTGCTTGCAGGATAAGAAGATGCTGAGGGTTCCAGTTGGACTGCCGACCTTTGCGCTTCTGAGCTGGTGACATGTCTTCAGAGTCCTCATGTGTAGCACCATCTACATCTGATCGCTCAGACAGACTGGTTGGTGTGGAAGATTTGGAGACATGGCTTTCTGTTAAGTTGCGAAGCATATCAGAAATGTCAGACAGCGCATTTTCACGCAAAGGTGAATTAGACATGAATGAAGCCACAGCAGATGATGTCTTGGCCATAGTAATGGTTGAAGAAGGTGACACTGAGGAAGGAGTTGAAGTGGAGGAGGACAACACAGCTGATCCCAGGGAGCTGCTCTTTTCACTTTTGCCTTTAGTCAGGTCAATGGGCTGGTCATTGTTGATGTGGTAGAAGTAGCGGTCAAGATGCTCGTTTGTCTTTTTGGTCTGAGCTGGTGTGGAGGCAGCAATAGCCGCCTTCTCTGCCAGACTGTTGCTCATCTTGAAGAGCATGCTCATGGGGTCCAGAGATGGAAGGGCAGGTTTAGCAGCTTTACCTAGGTGGACATTCATGACAGACTGAAGCGCACTTAAGGGGTTGACAAATGGCTGTTCTGGGGGATGGTCTGTTATAATTGCAGTGCTGCTGCACAGAGATGAGACTGGAGTTTTGACAGCATGGTCAGTGCCATTTTCTAATGGCTCTTTTGTGAGACCCTCACCATTGGAGTCTTTGTGAGCACTTACTGTTCCATTGGTCTCTGGAGTTTTGACTCCTCTGCTTTCCTTGGGTGAATCCCCTCTGGCAGACTCCCCAGCTTCACTACTGCAAGGAGAGGGTGTTGTTCGCCTTAGAGGGGAAGCACGTGCAGTTGTATCCCTCATTTTCTCCTCCACTTTGGCCACTTTTTCTGTTACTTTCTTGACAAGTTCTTCCATGGCATGAAAGTTATTTTTGGGAAGAGGTGAGGTCTGACAGCTTGGAGGAGAGATAAGAGGTTGATTTTTGGATGGGGATAGGATCTCTTCACCCGAGAACATGTACTTCAGTGGGGAGCTCTTTCCTGAGTTGCGCAAGGAAAGTTTCATGATGTTTGGGAGCTGATAAGCAGCATGGATGCTGGGATATCCTCCCCAGCTTGGTGTGCCATTCTGTGCTTTGTTGATGGCAGATGTAACTGTGTTTTCCAGTGATTTGAGAATGTCAATTCCACCTTTAGGGCTTTCTTCCAGGTCTTCTTCAGTCAAATATGGATACTTGGAAGAAATGTCAAACTTCTCCTCAGCTTCGTCATCTGTTGCTTTCTTCTCTTTGCTGCTGTTAGTGGTTTCCTTTGTGCactcttcttccttttcctcttttttaatttccataGCAGTTATGGCAGGGGATATGCTGGGTGGAGGGGGTGCAGGAGGAGGTGGGGAAAAAGCTGTAGCAGCCAGTGGCACTGACTGTACCTTATCTTCACTAGAGGACATGGTGTTAGGGGGTGGGTTGGTTGGCACCTCCATAATAGGCTTGCCTTTCTTGATGGCAGAGTTCGTAACCTTGATGAAGTGCCCAGTAACCATCATGTGAGCTGTTAGCTCCTGAAGGGTATCATGGGAGCTTCCACATTCCATGCATTTCAGGATCTGGGATTTTCGAGATTCAAACTGCCATGCATAGCTAGCACCATTCTGATGCCCATAGCGATTATTAGGAGTAATGTAGGGATTTGCTGTCTTCTGCAAGAGGTCACTGGTGTCTGCGAGAGAGGGTTTGGGTGTTCCTCCATTAGAGTCTGGCGAGCTGGGCAGATCCAGCTCAATAGGGGCTCTTTTCCGAGCAGAGGAGATGATCTTGGCTGCCACAGGTGTCACAGGCTCCTTGAGAGGCACTTTTTGATAGTGTTTTGTCTTGATCATATGGACACTTAGATCCTGTAGTGATTCAAAGGAGTGGCCACAATACATGCATTTGAGTACTTTCTGAGCATCCTCCTTGCCTTCCATCTCCAGCAGTGAACGTTTGCGTGGCTTGGACCAACGCTTAGTGCCCTCGCTGTCTGTCTCGTGGTTATCATCTCGGTAATGGCCTGTTTCATTCATGTGCACCGTAAGCTCAACTAGCGTATCATAGGCAGCACTGCAGTCTTTGCAGCGGAACTTGCTGGCACCTGTAAAGATGGAGCCATAGAGCTTGGTGCTTTGCCGGTAAAGCTGCACAGTGCTAAAGAGGTTAGGCTCAGAAGCTGGGTGTAGTATTCTGCTCTGGTTCTGTGAAACTTGCTGCAAGGTTTTGGCAACAGCTGACTGGTGCCAGTCATAGCCCCCACTACCAcagctactgctgctgctactactgctgctgctactgctgtgGCTGCGTGGGGGTTTTTCAGTTGGAGGCTGTGCCATATTCAGCGATGACCAGTAAGAATTGGTCAAGAAGCTGGTGTAAATGGCCTTCATCTGCTCAAGGCTGTCTGGGCCTGCAGTGGGTGTTTCCTCACTGCTGGGTGGGGCCACAGCTGTCATCTTCATGGGTGTAGTTGAATTGAGTGGTGTAAGTGGGTCCTTGGCAGTGCTATCCTCCTCATTCTTCACCGAGGCACTCTCAAAGTCTGACATCCTGTCACTGGTCTCGCTGAGGTGTGACTCACTGTCCATTTCATGGCTGGAGAGGTCTGCAGTTGGAGAGTCGTGGAAGCCTGGCCGGTCTTTGAGAAGGAAGTCCTTGTCCTGGCACATGTATTTAACGGCAGGCTCTTCCTCAACCGCTGAATCATCTCCCTCTACATCCTCATCCATTAAGGCAGCTTCTTTGAGCTCCTCGGGAACATATGCTGCAggtaaaacaaagaaaagacatACAAAGAAACTTGTTATTGCAATGTCCAATTATGAAGATTTCACATTTTACATTCTGCAGTACTTTGAAAAGCAGACGGACAGCTGCTTCCCTACactaccaaaaaaaacaacaggctCATATCATACACTCTTGTGTTAATTCCTTCTTGAGTTTACTGCTGCATGGTATCACCAAACGaaggtttgtttttctcttttttcaaggagagacaaagagagaaagaaaaagagaaagaaaaaaatgtctcttCAAACCCAAGTTGCCACCTTATTCTTCTCAAGGGGCAACAGCttgaaattaaaactaaatttgAAATTAATGAAGCACATTCTGGAGGTGGCATTCGTTTCTGAAGTAATAAATTACTTGTATCAACTTTAGAGACAGCGGTTCCTGTCTGTCAATTAATATGTCTTACGCTTCTTCTGCAGTCTCTAATGCATTCCCTAACAGACACACTCGCCATTTAAATTAAGAAAGCATTTTCACTCATTACTCGGCAAAGGCTCGCCGGCTCGTAAATAagaatgaatgtatgtatgtttcGGATATAAAATCTACCCCCACAAAACACATCTGCGTCAATTACGAAAGATTAGAGAGTTGAAAgttattatttactgtttagCCTGGAGTGTATGCACTCAGCTCACATTTGAATACAATAgcttatgaaataaaatgattcaaatgtgGAAGGCGTAAGGATGGAACTGTAGAAGAAAACATCtaattgttttcatttattgtcattttgcAAGAACAAGGAAAAATGCCAGTGAACAATAAGAGAGCAATAGAGAAAATCAGAGAATGTGAGCAGGAAGGTGGGTGTATAGGACACTGTGGTAATTCTGTGCATTCCGATGTGTAACTGTTCATCGCACATTGACCAGGTATGTAAACAGCTCTGAGTCAGGATGGTATGCAGGGCTTTTCGTTGAACATATTCTATCATTTTAAATGACTGCACGAGTCAAACTATCTATGCTACAATTTCAACACACAGCATATAGATTCAAATCTACATACAGTATCTGTCAGCTTGTATGCAGGAGACATTGTGAaagtttaaaaagcattttaatataaaatatacatc carries:
- the tshz3b gene encoding teashirt homolog 3b isoform X2 → MDEDVEGDDSAVEEEPAVKYMCQDKDFLLKDRPGFHDSPTADLSSHEMDSESHLSETSDRMSDFESASVKNEEDSTAKDPLTPLNSTTPMKMTAVAPPSSEETPTAGPDSLEQMKAIYTSFLTNSYWSSLNMAQPPTEKPPRSHSSSSSSSSSSSSCGSGGYDWHQSAVAKTLQQVSQNQSRILHPASEPNLFSTVQLYRQSTKLYGSIFTGASKFRCKDCSAAYDTLVELTVHMNETGHYRDDNHETDSEGTKRWSKPRKRSLLEMEGKEDAQKVLKCMYCGHSFESLQDLSVHMIKTKHYQKVPLKEPVTPVAAKIISSARKRAPIELDLPSSPDSNGGTPKPSLADTSDLLQKTANPYITPNNRYGHQNGASYAWQFESRKSQILKCMECGSSHDTLQELTAHMMVTGHFIKVTNSAIKKGKPIMEVPTNPPPNTMSSSEDKVQSVPLAATAFSPPPPAPPPPSISPAITAMEIKKEEKEEECTKETTNSSKEKKATDDEAEEKFDISSKYPYLTEEDLEESPKGGIDILKSLENTVTSAINKAQNGTPSWGGYPSIHAAYQLPNIMKLSLRNSGKSSPLKYMFSGEEILSPSKNQPLISPPSCQTSPLPKNNFHAMEELVKKVTEKVAKVEEKMRDTTARASPLRRTTPSPCSSEAGESARGDSPKESRGVKTPETNGTVSAHKDSNGEGLTKEPLENGTDHAVKTPVSSLCSSTAIITDHPPEQPFVNPLSALQSVMNVHLGKAAKPALPSLDPMSMLFKMSNSLAEKAAIAASTPAQTKKTNEHLDRYFYHINNDQPIDLTKGKSEKSSSLGSAVLSSSTSTPSSVSPSSTITMAKTSSAVASFMSNSPLRENALSDISDMLRNLTESHVSKSSTPTSLSERSDVDGATHEDSEDMSPAQKRKGRQSNWNPQHLLILQAQFASSLRQTSDGKYIMSDLSPQERMHISRFTGLSMTTISHWLANVKYQLRRTGGTKFLKNLDSGHPVFFCGDCASQIRSPSTYVSHLESHLGFRLRDLAKLSGEQLVNQISRHAKGLSEKLLSAQAHALTHSIPNPNTNSNPSPHSNSHSPSPDEEASGATYQCKLCNRTFASKHAVKLHLSKTHGKSPEDHLMYVCELEKP
- the tshz3b gene encoding teashirt homolog 3b isoform X1, coding for MPRRKQQAPRRSAAYVPEELKEAALMDEDVEGDDSAVEEEPAVKYMCQDKDFLLKDRPGFHDSPTADLSSHEMDSESHLSETSDRMSDFESASVKNEEDSTAKDPLTPLNSTTPMKMTAVAPPSSEETPTAGPDSLEQMKAIYTSFLTNSYWSSLNMAQPPTEKPPRSHSSSSSSSSSSSSCGSGGYDWHQSAVAKTLQQVSQNQSRILHPASEPNLFSTVQLYRQSTKLYGSIFTGASKFRCKDCSAAYDTLVELTVHMNETGHYRDDNHETDSEGTKRWSKPRKRSLLEMEGKEDAQKVLKCMYCGHSFESLQDLSVHMIKTKHYQKVPLKEPVTPVAAKIISSARKRAPIELDLPSSPDSNGGTPKPSLADTSDLLQKTANPYITPNNRYGHQNGASYAWQFESRKSQILKCMECGSSHDTLQELTAHMMVTGHFIKVTNSAIKKGKPIMEVPTNPPPNTMSSSEDKVQSVPLAATAFSPPPPAPPPPSISPAITAMEIKKEEKEEECTKETTNSSKEKKATDDEAEEKFDISSKYPYLTEEDLEESPKGGIDILKSLENTVTSAINKAQNGTPSWGGYPSIHAAYQLPNIMKLSLRNSGKSSPLKYMFSGEEILSPSKNQPLISPPSCQTSPLPKNNFHAMEELVKKVTEKVAKVEEKMRDTTARASPLRRTTPSPCSSEAGESARGDSPKESRGVKTPETNGTVSAHKDSNGEGLTKEPLENGTDHAVKTPVSSLCSSTAIITDHPPEQPFVNPLSALQSVMNVHLGKAAKPALPSLDPMSMLFKMSNSLAEKAAIAASTPAQTKKTNEHLDRYFYHINNDQPIDLTKGKSEKSSSLGSAVLSSSTSTPSSVSPSSTITMAKTSSAVASFMSNSPLRENALSDISDMLRNLTESHVSKSSTPTSLSERSDVDGATHEDSEDMSPAQKRKGRQSNWNPQHLLILQAQFASSLRQTSDGKYIMSDLSPQERMHISRFTGLSMTTISHWLANVKYQLRRTGGTKFLKNLDSGHPVFFCGDCASQIRSPSTYVSHLESHLGFRLRDLAKLSGEQLVNQISRHAKGLSEKLLSAQAHALTHSIPNPNTNSNPSPHSNSHSPSPDEEASGATYQCKLCNRTFASKHAVKLHLSKTHGKSPEDHLMYVCELEKP